The following proteins are encoded in a genomic region of Comamonas resistens:
- a CDS encoding LysM peptidoglycan-binding domain-containing protein has translation MTAFATARAWSLGATLVAALTSVYAQSYPITPTQRSTAQQVAHQGIPENQLSPSAPAQYTVKRGDTLWGISGMYLRQPWRWPELWGMNLSSIANPHLIYPGQVLYLVRSNGYARLSTTAPGGEPGVVRLSPHTRESSLSELALPTLPPHLIEPFLAEPLVVDADTLSQAPRIIATTDKRVLMANGDRAYVRSSGGPLLETGSGKPSSYRLFRDAVPLKNPVTGEILGYEAKYLGSAVVAQGETQVLGSDGKPLQASPATIDIVKSKNEIRAGDRLLPSPPPQYLSYVPHAPRNPVDASVVSIYGDAAVLYAAQNQVIAISKGAQDGMEIGTVLELISKGASIVDKTSPKRDTVQLPDEFNGYAMVFKTFDRVSYVLITTAARGVQVGDRLQAPQLR, from the coding sequence ATGACCGCATTTGCCACAGCACGTGCCTGGAGTCTCGGGGCCACGCTGGTCGCCGCTCTGACCTCGGTCTATGCGCAAAGTTACCCCATCACCCCCACCCAGCGCTCCACCGCGCAGCAGGTAGCCCACCAGGGCATCCCTGAAAACCAGCTTTCACCCAGCGCACCCGCTCAGTACACCGTCAAGCGAGGCGACACACTGTGGGGCATTTCGGGCATGTACCTGCGCCAGCCCTGGCGCTGGCCCGAGCTGTGGGGCATGAACCTCTCCAGCATCGCCAACCCGCATCTGATCTACCCCGGCCAGGTGCTGTATCTGGTGCGCAGCAACGGTTATGCCCGCCTGTCGACCACCGCGCCAGGCGGCGAGCCCGGCGTGGTCCGCCTGTCGCCCCATACCCGCGAGTCTTCGCTTTCCGAGCTGGCACTGCCCACGCTGCCTCCGCACCTGATCGAGCCCTTCCTGGCCGAGCCGCTGGTCGTCGATGCCGACACGCTCAGTCAGGCGCCACGCATCATTGCCACCACGGACAAACGCGTACTCATGGCCAATGGTGACCGCGCCTATGTGCGCAGCTCCGGCGGCCCGCTGCTGGAGACAGGCTCCGGCAAGCCATCGAGCTACCGGCTCTTTCGCGATGCCGTGCCGCTGAAGAACCCGGTCACCGGTGAAATCCTGGGCTACGAAGCCAAGTACCTGGGCAGCGCCGTCGTCGCTCAAGGGGAGACTCAGGTTCTGGGCAGTGACGGCAAGCCGCTGCAGGCATCGCCCGCCACGATAGACATCGTCAAATCCAAGAACGAGATCCGCGCAGGCGACCGCCTGCTGCCCTCGCCCCCGCCGCAGTACCTGAGCTATGTGCCCCATGCTCCGCGCAACCCGGTCGATGCTTCCGTGGTCTCCATCTACGGCGACGCCGCCGTGCTCTATGCCGCGCAGAACCAGGTCATTGCCATCAGCAAAGGCGCTCAGGACGGCATGGAAATCGGTACCGTGCTGGAGTTGATCAGCAAGGGGGCCAGCATCGTGGACAAGACCAGCCCCAAACGCGATACGGTGCAGCTGCCCGATGAGTTCAACGGCTACGCCATGGTCTTCAAGACCTTCGATCGCGTCTCCTACGTGCTCATCACCACGGCAGCGCGTGGCGTGCAGGTGGGCGACCGCCTGCAGGCGCCCCAGCTGCGCTAG
- the dprA gene encoding DNA-processing protein DprA → MVTSSAQDFHHDADASAWLRLLLTPGLGRSAARRLLAKAGSAEQIWQLPPTIWRECVTEAQSQTLARWPEQWPTHLERLQRWLNESAAGCFHAMVPLGHAQYPQALLQTEDPPLLLFVQGPLALQQSGQPWFPYPQSLAMVGSRNPSAQGLVNAREMAQALAEQGLCIVSGLALGIDAAAHEGALKAVRKGSPSLAALTIAVVGTGLDQVYPRAHQALAAQITQHGLIVSEYPLGSEPRPGHFPQRNRIISGLSQGTLVVEAALKSGSLITARLASEQGREVFAIPGSIHAPQAKGCHALLRQGAKLVETAADVLEELQDINRPEAPTHQVQAAMNTEAEHPLLQALGHDPLTLDSLTERTGWDAAHLQAQLMELELDGQVARLPGGIYQRITRG, encoded by the coding sequence ATGGTGACCTCTTCTGCGCAGGACTTTCACCATGATGCAGATGCCTCCGCTTGGCTGCGCCTGCTGCTCACGCCAGGGCTAGGGCGCAGTGCGGCAAGGCGCCTGCTGGCCAAAGCAGGCAGCGCAGAACAGATCTGGCAGTTGCCGCCCACCATCTGGCGCGAATGTGTCACCGAAGCCCAGTCTCAGACGCTGGCCAGGTGGCCCGAGCAGTGGCCGACTCACCTGGAACGTCTGCAGCGCTGGCTGAATGAGTCTGCTGCGGGCTGCTTTCACGCCATGGTGCCGCTGGGCCATGCGCAATATCCACAAGCCCTGCTGCAGACCGAAGACCCCCCTTTACTGCTGTTTGTACAGGGGCCGCTCGCACTGCAGCAGTCCGGTCAGCCCTGGTTTCCCTATCCGCAATCCTTGGCCATGGTGGGCAGCCGCAACCCTTCGGCGCAAGGCCTGGTCAACGCGCGCGAAATGGCACAGGCTCTGGCCGAGCAAGGGCTGTGCATAGTCTCAGGTCTTGCTCTGGGCATTGACGCCGCTGCGCATGAAGGCGCGCTCAAGGCTGTGCGCAAAGGCTCGCCCTCACTTGCGGCACTAACCATTGCCGTGGTCGGCACCGGCCTGGATCAGGTCTACCCGCGTGCCCACCAGGCATTGGCGGCACAGATCACCCAGCACGGTCTGATCGTCAGCGAATATCCGCTGGGCAGCGAGCCACGGCCCGGGCATTTTCCGCAGCGCAACCGCATCATCTCGGGCCTGTCCCAGGGCACTCTGGTGGTGGAGGCTGCGCTGAAATCAGGCTCGCTCATCACCGCACGCCTGGCCAGCGAGCAAGGCCGCGAGGTCTTTGCCATCCCCGGCTCCATCCATGCCCCCCAGGCCAAGGGCTGCCATGCGCTGCTGCGCCAGGGCGCAAAGCTGGTGGAAACTGCAGCCGATGTACTGGAAGAGCTTCAAGACATCAATCGGCCTGAAGCACCTACCCATCAAGTGCAAGCAGCTATGAATACAGAAGCAGAACATCCTCTGCTGCAGGCACTCGGTCATGACCCATTGACATTGGATAGCTTGACCGAACGCACCGGATGGGATGCCGCCCATCTGCAAGCACAGCTGATGGAACTGGAGCTGGACGGCCAGGTGGCCCGCCTTCCCGGCGGCATTTATCAGCGCATCACACGCGGCTGA
- a CDS encoding DUF1631 domain-containing protein, translating into MTPTQSSSYAPAAQQQLGWQARLRWAHGICQGLPAVAGQLETFLGNQSSAVTVQGEMQEWREAWVGFQLHRAAWLQACVQALQQAARKPPLGEARSSAAAPLTFELLGDDVVENKILASRMALAMGETVQPGFESMRLRIQALEAQELPPKDLFRAETICLHLVEQWLASEMQRSHLLRVLEPLQNALSSLMTAEYDILHKLLDAKGVSKAQDVPLRVRRTEGSAGSAAMQLEPGAAQSGYGGYGSHGLASGYSGYHAQAGMTTGAQPPMAPAGAGMGAQSAAHIGVGMLARARHRALDAMNQLRQLLSQPAIGLPGLIPGVAAGPMPPASAALAQALQEQHLAATQLQTPYPLAAGTPMALPVMDYSPAALDQLANLLRERSADWKQKAETKGEKATIEVVALMFQSILSEDRLPPSIRVWFARLQVPVLRVALAEPQFFSDLNHPARKLIDRMGSCVMGFDASSINGNALEVEIRRVVQVIEQYPETGQKVFALVLREFEDFLTKHLAQNQSAAKITSVAQQVEQKETLAIQYTIELRNMLADMPVCEEVRDFLFKSWADVLAMATVRYGAKNAQAMRFKQAASELVWSASAKPSRQERARVIQGLPALLQTLRQGLELVSVTGDEQSARIKKLTDTLAEAFVSKTAAIAPARIEGMAKRLSELENYISDDGTLDDMPLSAESIEMMLGVDTAGLNVVPNTDATAEPAMQEWAQALEVGRWFTLDHNGVRTQVQYVWRSRRKQLHLFASLDGHCHLLQLQRMAVYLQSGLLAVHDEEALTVRATRDALQKIQANPERLS; encoded by the coding sequence ATGACCCCCACGCAGTCTTCCTCCTACGCGCCTGCGGCCCAGCAACAACTGGGCTGGCAGGCGCGTTTGCGTTGGGCTCATGGCATCTGCCAGGGCTTGCCCGCTGTGGCCGGCCAGCTCGAAACCTTCCTCGGCAACCAAAGTTCTGCAGTGACCGTTCAGGGCGAGATGCAGGAGTGGCGCGAAGCCTGGGTCGGCTTCCAGCTGCACCGCGCCGCCTGGCTACAGGCCTGTGTCCAGGCGCTGCAGCAAGCGGCCCGCAAGCCGCCCTTGGGCGAGGCGCGCAGCTCTGCCGCTGCGCCGCTGACCTTCGAGCTTCTGGGCGACGATGTGGTGGAGAACAAGATTCTGGCTTCCCGCATGGCGCTGGCCATGGGTGAGACCGTGCAGCCCGGCTTTGAATCCATGCGCTTGCGTATCCAGGCCCTCGAAGCTCAGGAGCTGCCCCCAAAAGACCTGTTCCGGGCGGAAACCATCTGCCTGCATCTGGTTGAGCAATGGCTGGCCTCGGAGATGCAGCGCAGCCATCTGCTGCGTGTGCTGGAGCCTTTGCAAAACGCGCTGTCGTCCCTGATGACGGCGGAGTACGACATCTTGCACAAGTTGCTGGACGCCAAGGGTGTCAGCAAGGCTCAGGATGTTCCGCTGCGTGTGCGTCGCACCGAGGGCTCGGCAGGTTCGGCGGCCATGCAGCTGGAGCCGGGGGCGGCGCAGAGTGGGTATGGCGGCTATGGCAGCCATGGGCTTGCCAGTGGATACAGCGGCTATCACGCTCAAGCTGGCATGACGACTGGCGCTCAACCACCCATGGCGCCTGCGGGTGCAGGGATGGGAGCCCAATCTGCTGCACATATTGGCGTTGGCATGCTGGCGCGTGCACGGCATCGTGCACTGGACGCCATGAACCAGCTGCGCCAGTTGCTGAGCCAACCCGCCATTGGCTTGCCAGGCTTGATACCAGGCGTTGCGGCGGGGCCCATGCCGCCCGCTTCCGCCGCGCTGGCTCAGGCGCTGCAAGAGCAGCATCTGGCCGCAACCCAGCTGCAGACCCCATATCCGCTGGCGGCCGGCACGCCCATGGCGCTGCCCGTGATGGATTACAGCCCGGCGGCGCTGGATCAGCTGGCCAATTTGCTGCGCGAGCGCTCGGCCGACTGGAAGCAGAAGGCCGAAACCAAGGGCGAAAAAGCCACCATTGAAGTGGTGGCGCTGATGTTTCAGAGCATTCTGTCGGAGGACCGTTTACCTCCGTCGATCCGCGTCTGGTTTGCACGGCTGCAGGTGCCGGTGCTGCGGGTGGCACTGGCCGAGCCGCAGTTCTTCAGCGATCTCAACCACCCCGCACGCAAGCTGATAGACCGCATGGGCTCCTGCGTCATGGGCTTCGATGCCAGCAGCATCAACGGCAACGCGCTGGAGGTGGAAATCCGCCGCGTGGTTCAGGTGATCGAGCAATATCCCGAGACGGGGCAGAAGGTTTTCGCCCTGGTGCTGCGCGAGTTCGAGGACTTCCTCACCAAGCACCTGGCCCAGAACCAGTCCGCAGCCAAGATCACCAGCGTGGCTCAGCAGGTCGAGCAAAAGGAAACGCTGGCCATTCAGTACACCATCGAACTGCGCAATATGCTGGCCGACATGCCGGTGTGCGAAGAGGTACGGGACTTTCTGTTCAAGTCCTGGGCCGATGTGCTGGCCATGGCCACGGTGCGCTATGGCGCCAAGAATGCACAGGCCATGCGCTTCAAGCAGGCGGCCAGCGAACTGGTCTGGTCGGCCAGTGCCAAGCCCTCGCGCCAGGAGCGCGCCCGCGTCATCCAGGGTCTGCCTGCGCTGCTGCAGACCTTGCGTCAGGGCCTGGAGCTGGTCAGTGTAACCGGCGATGAGCAATCGGCTCGGATCAAGAAGCTGACGGACACCTTGGCCGAGGCCTTTGTCTCCAAGACCGCCGCCATCGCACCGGCCCGCATCGAAGGCATGGCCAAGCGCCTGTCAGAACTTGAAAACTACATCAGCGACGACGGTACGCTGGACGATATGCCGCTGTCTGCCGAAAGCATAGAGATGATGCTGGGCGTGGATACGGCGGGCCTGAATGTGGTGCCCAATACCGATGCCACGGCAGAGCCCGCCATGCAGGAATGGGCGCAGGCGCTGGAGGTGGGGCGCTGGTTCACGCTGGACCATAACGGCGTGCGTACCCAGGTGCAGTACGTCTGGCGCAGCCGCCGCAAGCAGTTGCACCTGTTTGCTTCGCTTGATGGCCACTGCCACCTGCTGCAGCTGCAGCGCATGGCTGTCTATCTGCAGTCGGGCCTGCTGGCCGTGCACGACGAGGAGGCGCTGACGGTGCGCGCCACACGCGATGCGCTGCAGAAGATTCAGGCAAACCCAGAGCGCTTGAGCTGA
- the secF gene encoding protein translocase subunit SecF, with product MEFFRIKKDIPFMKYALFLNAVSFITFALAVFFLFSRGLHLSVEFTGGTVMEVAYTQPADIGKVRESISKLGYADVIVQNFGTSKDVMIRLPVQKGVTTAQQSEQVLSALKAEDAEVTLRRTEFVGPQVGDELMHNGLMALGMVVLGIVIYLAFRFEWKFGVAAIIANLHDVVIILGFFAFFQWEFSLSVLAGVLAVLGYSVNESVVIFDRIREAFRKFRKLDTHEVIDHAITSTMSRTIITHASTEAMVLSMFFFGGPSLHYFALALTIGILFGIYSSVFVAAAIAMWLGVKREDLVKGPAKSSSQDPNDPNAGAVV from the coding sequence ATGGAATTCTTCCGTATCAAAAAAGACATCCCGTTCATGAAGTACGCGTTGTTTCTCAACGCGGTTTCCTTCATCACTTTTGCGCTGGCCGTCTTCTTCCTGTTCTCGCGCGGCCTGCATCTGTCCGTGGAATTCACGGGCGGCACGGTCATGGAAGTGGCCTACACCCAGCCCGCCGATATCGGCAAGGTGCGTGAGAGCATCTCCAAGCTCGGCTATGCCGATGTGATCGTGCAGAACTTTGGCACATCCAAGGATGTGATGATCCGTCTGCCCGTACAGAAAGGTGTGACCACAGCTCAGCAAAGTGAGCAGGTGCTTTCTGCTCTCAAGGCTGAGGATGCGGAGGTTACATTGCGCCGTACCGAGTTCGTGGGCCCTCAGGTGGGCGACGAACTCATGCACAATGGCCTCATGGCCCTGGGCATGGTGGTGCTGGGCATCGTGATCTATCTGGCCTTCCGCTTCGAGTGGAAGTTCGGCGTCGCGGCCATCATCGCCAACTTGCACGACGTGGTCATCATTCTGGGCTTCTTCGCCTTCTTCCAGTGGGAGTTCTCGCTCTCGGTGCTGGCCGGCGTGCTGGCCGTGCTCGGCTACTCGGTCAACGAATCGGTCGTGATCTTTGACCGTATCCGCGAAGCCTTCCGCAAGTTCCGCAAGCTCGACACGCACGAGGTGATCGACCACGCCATCACCTCGACCATGAGCCGAACCATCATCACCCACGCTTCTACCGAAGCCATGGTGCTGTCCATGTTCTTCTTTGGCGGCCCCAGCCTGCACTACTTCGCACTGGCGCTGACGATCGGCATCTTGTTCGGTATCTACTCCTCGGTGTTCGTGGCTGCGGCCATTGCCATGTGGCTGGGCGTCAAGCGTGAAGATCTGGTCAAGGGACCTGCCAAGTCTTCGTCGCAAGATCCCAACGACCCGAACGCCGGAGCCGTGGTCTGA
- the secD gene encoding protein translocase subunit SecD, whose product MNRYPVWKYAIIVIALLVGVLYTLPNFFGEAPAVQVSSAKSTVKVDNAVLQKVESALSAASLKPDSLSLEGTSVRARFNTPDDQLKAKDIIQKSLISDPSDPAYIVALNLVSRSPDWLTSIGAKPMYLGLDLRGGVHFMLQVDMAAALTKKAESYASDLRTTMRDKNIRHGGISRDGNNITIRVRDEATQTAARNLIADQFPDLTSTSEPDGTGFKMVAAIKPEALRKVQEQALKQNIVTLHNRINELGVAEPVIQQQGLDRIVVQLPGVQDTAKAKDILGRTATLEVRMVDESAEARSAELGTGPVPFGSEKYLDRNGQAVIVQKQVTLTGENLTDAQPGFDSQTQEPTVNLTLDAKGARIFKDVTRENVGKRMAIILFEKGKGEVVTAPVIRGEIGGGRVQISGRMTTAEANDTSLLLRAGSLAAPMEIIEEYTIGPSLGADNIDRGIHSVVWGMVAVAAFMCVYYMLFGVISTISLGINVLLLLAILSMLQATLTLPGIAAMALALGVAIDSNVLINERIREELRAGASPQAAIHAGYENAWHTILDSNVTTLIVGLALLAFGSGVVRGFAVVHCIGILTSMFSAVFFSRGLVNLWYGGRKKLKSLAIGQVWKPEGGEHRSVASRGSNN is encoded by the coding sequence ATGAACCGATACCCGGTCTGGAAGTACGCGATCATCGTGATCGCGCTGCTGGTGGGGGTGCTCTACACCCTGCCCAATTTCTTCGGTGAAGCACCTGCTGTGCAGGTGTCTTCGGCCAAATCCACTGTGAAGGTGGACAATGCCGTGCTGCAAAAAGTGGAATCCGCGCTGAGCGCTGCCAGCCTCAAGCCGGACTCGCTGTCGCTGGAGGGCACTTCGGTGCGTGCCCGCTTCAATACGCCTGACGATCAGCTCAAGGCCAAGGACATCATCCAGAAGTCGCTGATCAGCGATCCCAGCGACCCGGCCTATATCGTGGCGCTGAATCTGGTCTCTCGCTCGCCCGACTGGCTCACTTCCATCGGTGCCAAGCCCATGTATCTGGGTCTGGACCTGCGTGGCGGCGTGCACTTCATGCTGCAGGTGGACATGGCTGCGGCCCTGACCAAGAAGGCCGAAAGCTACGCCAGCGATCTGCGCACCACCATGCGCGACAAGAACATTCGCCACGGCGGCATCAGCCGCGATGGCAACAACATCACCATTCGCGTGCGTGACGAAGCGACGCAGACGGCTGCGCGCAATCTGATCGCCGATCAGTTCCCCGACCTGACCAGCACTTCCGAGCCTGATGGCACGGGCTTCAAGATGGTCGCTGCGATCAAGCCCGAGGCGCTGCGCAAGGTGCAGGAGCAGGCGCTCAAGCAGAACATCGTGACGCTGCACAACCGTATCAACGAACTCGGCGTGGCCGAGCCCGTGATCCAGCAGCAGGGTCTGGACCGCATCGTCGTGCAACTGCCCGGCGTGCAGGACACGGCCAAGGCCAAGGATATTCTGGGCCGTACCGCCACACTGGAAGTGCGTATGGTGGATGAGTCCGCCGAAGCTCGCTCGGCGGAGCTGGGCACAGGCCCCGTGCCTTTTGGCTCCGAAAAATACCTGGATCGCAACGGCCAGGCCGTCATCGTGCAAAAGCAGGTGACTCTGACCGGCGAGAACCTGACCGATGCCCAGCCCGGCTTTGACAGCCAGACCCAGGAGCCCACCGTCAACCTGACGCTGGACGCCAAGGGCGCGCGCATCTTCAAGGACGTGACGCGCGAGAACGTGGGCAAGCGCATGGCCATCATCCTGTTCGAAAAGGGCAAGGGCGAGGTGGTGACGGCGCCTGTGATCCGCGGTGAGATCGGCGGCGGCCGCGTGCAGATATCCGGACGCATGACCACGGCGGAAGCCAACGACACCTCGCTGCTGCTGCGCGCCGGCTCGCTGGCCGCGCCCATGGAGATCATCGAGGAATACACCATCGGCCCAAGCCTGGGCGCCGACAACATCGACCGCGGTATCCACTCCGTGGTCTGGGGCATGGTGGCTGTTGCTGCCTTCATGTGTGTCTATTACATGCTGTTCGGCGTGATCTCCACGATCTCTCTGGGCATCAACGTGTTGCTGCTGCTGGCCATCCTGTCCATGCTGCAGGCCACGCTGACCCTGCCCGGCATTGCCGCCATGGCCCTGGCCCTGGGCGTGGCCATTGACTCCAACGTGCTGATCAACGAGCGCATTCGCGAAGAGCTGCGCGCCGGTGCCTCGCCCCAGGCGGCCATCCACGCCGGTTATGAGAACGCCTGGCACACGATTCTGGACTCGAACGTGACCACGCTGATTGTGGGTCTGGCGCTGCTGGCCTTTGGTTCTGGGGTGGTGCGCGGCTTTGCCGTGGTGCACTGCATCGGCATTCTGACCAGCATGTTCTCGGCGGTATTCTTCTCACGTGGTCTGGTCAATCTCTGGTACGGTGGTCGCAAGAAGCTCAAGAGCCTCGCCATTGGTCAGGTCTGGAAGCCAGAAGGCGGTGAACACCGCTCCGTGGCCAGCCGCGGCAGCAACAACTAA
- the yajC gene encoding preprotein translocase subunit YajC has protein sequence MFISSAFAQTAPAAAAEGGFMGSLTGMLPLVLMFVVLYFVMIRPQMKRQKEHRAMIEALAKGDEVATAGGIIGTVTRMAEQFIFIEVASGVEVQIQRSAVVQVLPKGTAK, from the coding sequence GTGTTTATTTCTTCCGCTTTCGCCCAGACTGCCCCCGCTGCCGCCGCTGAAGGCGGCTTCATGGGTTCGCTCACCGGCATGCTGCCTCTGGTGCTGATGTTCGTGGTGCTGTATTTCGTGATGATTCGTCCCCAGATGAAGCGTCAGAAGGAACATCGCGCCATGATCGAAGCTCTGGCCAAGGGCGACGAGGTGGCGACTGCCGGCGGCATCATCGGCACCGTGACCCGCATGGCCGAGCAGTTCATCTTCATCGAAGTGGCCTCTGGCGTGGAAGTCCAGATTCAGCGCTCTGCCGTGGTGCAGGTGCTGCCCAAGGGCACGGCTAAGTAA